The following coding sequences are from one Microtus pennsylvanicus isolate mMicPen1 chromosome 1, mMicPen1.hap1, whole genome shotgun sequence window:
- the Cadm4 gene encoding cell adhesion molecule 4, whose amino-acid sequence MGRARRFQWPLLLLWAAAAGPGAGQEVQTENVTVAEGGVAEITCRLHQYDGSIVVIQNPARQTLFFNGTRALKDERFQLEEFSPRRVRIRLSDARLEDEGGYFCQLYTEDTHHQIATLTVLVAPENPVVEVREQAVEGGEVELSCLVPRSRPAAVLRWYRDRKELKGVSSGQENGKVWSVASTVRFRVDRKDDGDIVICEAQNQALPSGHSKQTQYVLDVQYSPTARIHASQAVVREGDTLVLTCAVTGNPRPSQIRWNRGNESLPERAEAVGETLTLPGLVSADNGTYTCEAANKHGHARALYVLVVYDPGAVVEAQTSVPYAIVGGILALLVFLIICVLVGMVWCSVRQKGSYLTHEASGLDEQGEAREAFLNGSDGHKRKEEFFI is encoded by the exons ATGGGCCGGGCCCGGCGCTTCCAGTggccgctgctgctgctgtgggcgGCCGCGGCGGGGCCAG GGGCTGGACAGGAAGTGCAGACAGAGAATGTGACTGTGGCTGAAGGTGGGGTGGCTGAGATCACCTGCCGTCTGCATCAGTACGATGGGTCCATAGTTGTCATCCAGAACCCAGCCCGGCAGACCCTCTTTTTCAATGGCACCCGAG CTCTAAAGGATGAGCGATTTCAGCTGGAGGAATTTTCCCCGCGTCGAGTGCGCATCCGGCTCTCCGACGCCCGCCTGGAGGATGAGGGGGGCTACTTTTGCCAGCTCTACACGGAGGACACCCACCACCAGATCGCCACGCTCACTGTCCTAG TGGCTCCAGAGAATCCAGTGGTGGAGGTCCGAGAGCAAGCGGTGGAGGGCGGCGAGGTGGAACTCAGCTGCCTGGTTCCGCGGTCGCGCCCTGCAGCGGTCCTGCGCTGGTATCGTGATCGCAAAGAACTGAAAG GAGTGAGCAGCGGCCAGGAGAATGGCAAGGTGTGGAGCGTGGCGAGCACTGTGCGGTTCCGTGTGGACCGCAAGGATGACGGTGATATCGTCATTTGTGAAGCGCAGAACCAGGCGCTGCCCTCGGGACACAGCAAGCAGACGCAGTACGTGCTGGATGTGCAGT ACTCTCCCACGGCACGGATCCATGCTTCTCAAGCTGTAGTGAGGGAGGGAGACACACTGGTGCTGACCTGTGCTGTTACAGGGAACCCCAG GCCAAGCCAGATCCGCTGGAACCGCGGAAATGAGTCTTTGCCGGAGAGAGCAGAGGCAGTGGGTGAGACGCTCACCCTGCCCGGCCTGGTATCTGCAGATAACGGCACCTACACTTGCGAGGCGGCAAACAAGCACGGCCACGCGAGGGCGCTCTACGTGCTTGTGGTCTATG ACCCCGGTGCTGTGGTAGAGGCTCAGACATCGGTTCCCTACGCCATTGTGGGCGGCATCCTGGCGCTACTAGTGTTTCTGATCATATGTGTGCTAGTAGGCATGGTCTGGTGCTCCGTCCGACAGAAGG GCTCCTATCTGACCCACGAGGCCAGTGGCTTGGACGAGCAGGGAGAAGCTAGAGAAGCCTTCCTCAACGGCAGCGATGGACACAAGCGGAAAGAAGAATTTTTCATCTGA
- the Znf428 gene encoding zinc finger protein 428 isoform X1, with amino-acid sequence MTETREPAETGGYASLEEDDEDLSPGPEPSSDSEYTLSEPDSEEEEEEEEEEETTDDPEYDPGYKVKQRIGGGRGGPSRRAPRAAQPAGPPAQPCQLCGRSPLAEAPPGTPPCRLCCPATATQEAPAPEGRALGEEEEEPSRTGESRPAGRDGDGDEDEEEGGTYHCTECEDSFDNLGELHGHFMLHARVIELR; translated from the exons ATGACAGAGACCCGTGAGCCAGCTGAGACTGGAGGCTACGCCAGCTTGGAGGAAGATGATGAAGACCTTTCCCCAG GCCCGGAGCCTTCTTCTGACTCTGAATACACTCTTTCAGAGCCCGactctgaggaggaggaggaggaagaggaggaagaggagaccaCTGATGACCCTGAATATGACCCTGGCTATAAGGTGAAACAGCGCataggtgggggcaggggaggccCATCCCGCCGGGCCCCCCGAGCAGCCCAGCCTGCTGGCCCACCTGCACAGCCCTGCCAGCTCTGTGGCCGATCACCGCTGGCAGAGGCCCCACCCGGTACCCCACCTTGCCGACTCTGCTGCCCTGCAACAGCAACCCAAGAAGCCCCAGCCCCTGAAGGCAGGGCTCttggtgaggaagaggaggagccatCTCGCACGGGGGAGAGCCGGCCAGCAGGGcgggatggagatggagatgaagatgaggaggagggggGTACCTACCACTGTACGGAGTGTGAGGACTCCTTTGACAACCTCGGGGAACTGCATGGTCACTTCATGCTACATGCCCGGG tCATTGAACTCCGATGA
- the Srrm5 gene encoding serine/arginine repetitive matrix protein 5, with the protein MHSPSKRSSKPGMAPAPTGPSMPTTTPIPPASLKTTKAAAPNSSSVHPKSPNLVMSPSSSKSTRSTGTKTAPSTRPSSRSQGHSRTRTPSRLSADTKARKASKSSKIGMVEQHQQKGTQSRGRTPGRKRSHSSKKSPSRTSTPIRKRTHSAKPGVAKKATTPMTPTSDRKQSQDKSYTQPRTSTQERSASQPRNTHQEKSPKSPGASDPGSSSRVAVIPIRAKSHSLSRTVLMSSSKSPVASRRAKSYSQVTSPSREQTHIVIDLTDLSGSVKSYKQDNSLSRTQSYSRSRTPSRTRSHSRSRTPRRSRSHSHKRTHNRVRSYSWKRNRSRARSRTRRGTPTQMRRSKSRTHSQGKRHTPRRALGRERSRVRSRISSEEESRSRSRGTRERHHSRSRTARKKGHKLSKMPSSESRHNPSRTPSTDTARSRPRASIKKRALSRSTISSKERHREHGHTRNHSRDREHSQSRTSKDQEYDQATAPESLPGKPPTRTRSSSQKRAHNKERGHSSSQPSKGIQAQESSFVNTTTSKAISPGERSSSSSSKLA; encoded by the exons ATGCATTCTCCATCAAAGAGATCCTCCAAGCCCGGCATGGCTCCGGCACCCACTGGGCCCTCCATGCCCACCACAACTCCCATACCTCCAGCTTCCTTGAAGACCACCAAGGCAGCGGCGCCCAACAGTTCCTCAGTGCATCCTAAGTCCCCTAACTTGGTCATGAGCCCCAGCAGTTCTAAGTCTACCAGATCAACAGGTACTAAGACAGCTCCCTCAACCCGTCCCAGCAGTAGATCCCAAGGCCACAGCAGGACGCGAACACCCAGTCGGCTGAGCGCTGACACCAAGGCCAGGAAGgccagcaagagcagcaagattGGCATGGTGGAACAACATCAGCAAAAAGGCACACAGAGCCGGGGGCGAACTCCGGGCAGGAAGCGAAGTCACAGCTCCAAGAAGTCCCCCAGCAGAACAAGTACTCCTATCAGGAAGAGAACTCATTCCGCCAAACCAGGTGTGGCCAAGAAGGCAACGACACCTATGACACCTACTTCTGACCGCAAACAAAGCCAAGACAAGAGTTATACCCAACCTAGAACCAGTACACAGGAAAGGAGTGCCAGCCAGCCTAGAAACACGCACCAGGAAAAGAGCCCCAAGTCGCCAGGGGCCTCAGACCCGGGGAGCAGCTCTAGAGTAGCTGTGATCCCCATTAGGGCCAAGAGCCACAGCTTAAGTAGGACGGTCTTAATGAGCTCTAGCAAGTCTCCTGTGGCATCCAGGAGAGCCAAGAGCTATAGCCAGGTGACGTCCCCCAGCAGGGAACAGACTCACATCGTGATAGATCTGACTGACTTGTCAGGCTCGGTCAAGAGTTACAAGCAGGACAACAGCCTCAGCAGGACCCAAAGCTATAGCCGCTCCAGAACCCCCAGCAGGACCCGAAGTCACAGCCGCTCCAGGACCCCCAGAAGGTCAAGAAGTCACAGTCACAAGAGGACCCACAACCGGGTGAGAAGTTACAGCTGGAAGAGAAATCGTAGTAGGGCAAGAAGTCGTACGCGGAGGGGCACACCCACCCAGATGAGACGCAGCAAGTCCAGAACCCACAGCCAAGGGAAACGTCACACCCCACGGAGAGCTCTAGGAAGGGAAAGAAGTCGAGTGAGGTCTAGGATTTCCAGTGAGGAAGAAAGTCGCAGCCGGTCCAGAGGGACCCGAGAGAGACATCACAGCCGATCCAGAACTGCCAGGAAGAAGGGACACAAGCTGTCTAAGATGCCTAGCAGTGAAAGCAGGCACAACCCATCTAGAACCCCCAGCACAGACACAGCCCGCAGCCGGCCTAGAGCCTCCATCAAGAAGAGAGCACTAAGCCGATCCACCATTTCCAGCAAGGAAAGGCACCGTG AACACGGCCACACTAGAAACCACAGCAGGGACCGAGAACACAGCCAATCTAGAACCTCCAAGGACCAAGAATACGACCAAGCTACAGCCCCTGAGAGCCTCCCAGGGAAGCCTCCCACCAGAACCAGGAGTTCTAGCCAGAAGAGAGCCCACAACAAGGAAAGGGGTCACTCCTCCTCGCAGCCTTCCAAGGGAATCCAAGCCCAGGAATCCAGCTTCGTCAACACCACAACTTCTAAGGCTATCTCACCTGGGGAAAGGTCTTCATCATCTTCCTCCAAGCTGGCGTAG
- the Znf428 gene encoding zinc finger protein 428 isoform X3: MTETREPAETGGYASLEEDDEDLSPEPDSEEEEEEEEEEETTDDPEYDPGYKVKQRIGGGRGGPSRRAPRAAQPAGPPAQPCQLCGRSPLAEAPPGTPPCRLCCPATATQEAPAPEGRALGEEEEEPSRTGESRPAGRDGDGDEDEEEGGTYHCTECEDSFDNLGELHGHFMLHARVIELR, translated from the exons ATGACAGAGACCCGTGAGCCAGCTGAGACTGGAGGCTACGCCAGCTTGGAGGAAGATGATGAAGACCTTTCCCCAG AGCCCGactctgaggaggaggaggaggaagaggaggaagaggagaccaCTGATGACCCTGAATATGACCCTGGCTATAAGGTGAAACAGCGCataggtgggggcaggggaggccCATCCCGCCGGGCCCCCCGAGCAGCCCAGCCTGCTGGCCCACCTGCACAGCCCTGCCAGCTCTGTGGCCGATCACCGCTGGCAGAGGCCCCACCCGGTACCCCACCTTGCCGACTCTGCTGCCCTGCAACAGCAACCCAAGAAGCCCCAGCCCCTGAAGGCAGGGCTCttggtgaggaagaggaggagccatCTCGCACGGGGGAGAGCCGGCCAGCAGGGcgggatggagatggagatgaagatgaggaggagggggGTACCTACCACTGTACGGAGTGTGAGGACTCCTTTGACAACCTCGGGGAACTGCATGGTCACTTCATGCTACATGCCCGGG tCATTGAACTCCGATGA
- the Znf428 gene encoding zinc finger protein 428 isoform X4: MTETREPAETGGYASLEEDDEDLSPEPDSEEEEEEEEEEETTDDPEYDPGYKVKQRIGGGRGGPSRRAPRAAQPAGPPAQPCQLCGRSPLAEAPPGTPPCRLCCPATATQEAPAPEGRALGEEEEEPSRTGESRPAGRDGDGDEDEEEGGTYHCTECEDSFDNLGELHGHFMLHARGEV; encoded by the exons ATGACAGAGACCCGTGAGCCAGCTGAGACTGGAGGCTACGCCAGCTTGGAGGAAGATGATGAAGACCTTTCCCCAG AGCCCGactctgaggaggaggaggaggaagaggaggaagaggagaccaCTGATGACCCTGAATATGACCCTGGCTATAAGGTGAAACAGCGCataggtgggggcaggggaggccCATCCCGCCGGGCCCCCCGAGCAGCCCAGCCTGCTGGCCCACCTGCACAGCCCTGCCAGCTCTGTGGCCGATCACCGCTGGCAGAGGCCCCACCCGGTACCCCACCTTGCCGACTCTGCTGCCCTGCAACAGCAACCCAAGAAGCCCCAGCCCCTGAAGGCAGGGCTCttggtgaggaagaggaggagccatCTCGCACGGGGGAGAGCCGGCCAGCAGGGcgggatggagatggagatgaagatgaggaggagggggGTACCTACCACTGTACGGAGTGTGAGGACTCCTTTGACAACCTCGGGGAACTGCATGGTCACTTCATGCTACATGCCCGGGGTGAGGTTTAG
- the Znf428 gene encoding zinc finger protein 428 isoform X2, which produces MTETREPAETGGYASLEEDDEDLSPGPEPSSDSEYTLSEPDSEEEEEEEEEEETTDDPEYDPGYKVKQRIGGGRGGPSRRAPRAAQPAGPPAQPCQLCGRSPLAEAPPGTPPCRLCCPATATQEAPAPEGRALGEEEEEPSRTGESRPAGRDGDGDEDEEEGGTYHCTECEDSFDNLGELHGHFMLHARGEV; this is translated from the exons ATGACAGAGACCCGTGAGCCAGCTGAGACTGGAGGCTACGCCAGCTTGGAGGAAGATGATGAAGACCTTTCCCCAG GCCCGGAGCCTTCTTCTGACTCTGAATACACTCTTTCAGAGCCCGactctgaggaggaggaggaggaagaggaggaagaggagaccaCTGATGACCCTGAATATGACCCTGGCTATAAGGTGAAACAGCGCataggtgggggcaggggaggccCATCCCGCCGGGCCCCCCGAGCAGCCCAGCCTGCTGGCCCACCTGCACAGCCCTGCCAGCTCTGTGGCCGATCACCGCTGGCAGAGGCCCCACCCGGTACCCCACCTTGCCGACTCTGCTGCCCTGCAACAGCAACCCAAGAAGCCCCAGCCCCTGAAGGCAGGGCTCttggtgaggaagaggaggagccatCTCGCACGGGGGAGAGCCGGCCAGCAGGGcgggatggagatggagatgaagatgaggaggagggggGTACCTACCACTGTACGGAGTGTGAGGACTCCTTTGACAACCTCGGGGAACTGCATGGTCACTTCATGCTACATGCCCGGGGTGAGGTTTAG